A part of Miscanthus floridulus cultivar M001 chromosome 6, ASM1932011v1, whole genome shotgun sequence genomic DNA contains:
- the LOC136460697 gene encoding cysteine-rich receptor-like protein kinase 15 gives MRMQSLVFLITAVLLILLTATADEVTTEFIPLYYTCSEDGGRYGENSTYLSNLKVLAGLLSANASTANFVSGTAGQAPDAVYGFVLCRGDYTGATCRNSLYKAFHNAVDKGFLCRFYKDVTIYYDDYMLRFSGDDVRRNLTNRPAWVALNMNSVTRVAGKNYGEKVEKLTKMIVEVAASSPGRYGTGKAWVGGNDVSTAYGLLQCTPDLQTDDCRGCLADLVSMMPAHFSHESSDYYVGGRILGPRCNLRYEKELFFQETNATLLIDMPKNHLGKIEIILITIAAVLLIIILITLLGWIIQWKADSKIRNELEEWTRLVAVDIGTMFTHFTLSEIRSATDNFSEAKKLGEGAFGPVYWGQLASGVVAIKRLAAYSSQGLEQFRNEIRFIAKLQHLNLVKLIGCCMQQKEKILIYEYMPNRSLDDIFKDVAKWASLTWPLRQNIIDGIAQGLLYIHNFSQSETCIVHRDLKASNILLDHQMNPKISDFGIAMLSSSATESQDTVPMGTLGYMAPECFHGSSISVKSDVFSFGVLILEIISGRKVATSFRRYKRSDNLMAYAWRLWEDGNCKQLIDNSLSVEEHNRESEIIRCIQIALLCVQANPEDRPDMVEVVRMLSIKGTQLHNPKQPAYFDELIVATTSNHTSTRYLTAMHVHPA, from the exons ATGCGCATGCAGTCCCTCGTCTTCCTTATTACGGCAGTGCTCCTGATCTTGTTGACGGCGACAGCCGACGAGGTGACGACGGAGTTCATTCCGTTATACTACACGTGCAGCGAGGATGGTGGCCGGTACGGAGAAAACAGCACGTACTTGTCTAACCTGAAGGTGCTGGCCGGGTTGCTCTCGGCGAACGCAAGCACAGCCAACTTCGTCTCCGGCACCGCCGGCCAGGCGCCTGACGCGGTCTACGGCTTCGTGCTCTGCCGCGGGGACTACACTGGCGCCACCTGCCGCAACAGCCTCTACAAGGCTTTCCACAACGCCGTTGACAAGGGCTTCCTCTGCCGGTTCTACAAGGACGTCACCATCTACTACGACGACTACATGCTCCGCTTCTCCGGCGACGACGTCCGCCGGAACCTCACTAACAGGCCGGCATGGGTCGCGTTGAACATGAACAGCGTGACTCGTGTCGCCGGCAAGAATTACGGTGAGAAAGTCGAGAAGCTGACCAAGATGATCGTGGAGGTGGCCGCAAGTTCGCCGGGCCGCTACGGCACGGGGAAGGCGTGGGTGGGAGGCAACGACGTGAGCACGGCTTACGGGCTGCTGCAGTGCACGCCTGACCTCCAGACGGATGACTGCCGGGGCTGCCTCGCCGATCTCGTCTCCATGATGCCGGCGCACTTCAGTCACGAATCCAGTGACTACTACGTTGGCGGGAGGATTCTTGGCCCCCGGTGTAACCTGCGGTACGAGAAAGAGCTTTTCTTCCAGGAGACCAATGCCACGCTCCTGATCGATATGCCTAAAA ATCACCTCGGCAAAATCGAGATCATTCTAATCACCATTGCAGCTGTTCTCCTTATCATAATTCTTATAACTCTACTCGGATGGATCATACAATGGAAAGCAG ACTCAAAAATCAGAAATGAGCTAGAGGAATGGACAAGACTGGTTGCTGTGGACATAGGAACGATGTTTACACACTTTACTTTATCTGAGATAAGAAGTGCCACTGATAATTTCTCAGAAGCAAAGAAACTTGGAGAAGGAGCTTTTGGTCCCGTTTACTGG GGTCAATTAGCTTCTGGAGTTGTGGCAATCAAAAGATTAGCAGCATATTCAAGTCAAGGTTTGGAACAGTTCAGAAATGAAATTAGATTCATAGCAAAGCTTCAACACTTAAATCTTGTCAAGCTGATTGGTTGCTGTATGCAACAAAAAGAGAAGATACTTATCTATGAGTACATGCCGAACAGGAGCTTAGATGACATTTTCAAAG ATGTTGCGAAGTGGGCATCGCTGACATGGCCTCTGCGTCAGAATATAATTGATGGCATTGCTCAAGGACTTCTTTACATACACAACTTTTCACAATCAGAAACATGCATTGTCCACAGAGACTTGAAAGCAAGTAACATTCTATTGGACCATCAAATGAATCCAAAGATTTCTGATTTTGGGATAGCGATGCTTAGCTCAAGCGCGACAGAATCACAAGATACTGTACCAATGGGAACACT TGGTTACATGGCGCCTGAGTGCTTCCATGGGAGTAGCATCTCAGTGAAGTCTGATGTTTTTAGCTTTGGAGTCTTGATTTTGGAGATAATAAGTGGAAGGAAAGTTGCGACTAGTTTCCGTCGATACAAAAGATCAGACAATCTGATGGCTTAC GCTTGGCGACTTTGGGAGGATGGAAACTGTAAGCAGCTCATCGACAACTCTCTAAGTGTTGAGGAACATAACAGAGAGTCAGAAATAATCAGGTGCATTCAGATTGCTCTCCTATGTGTTCAGGCCAACCCAGAGGACAGGCCTGACATGGTAGAGGTTGTCAGGATGCTAAGCATCAAGGGCACCCAGCTGCACAATCCTAAGCAACCTGCTTATTTCGATGAACTCATAGTGGCAACAACAAGCAACCATACCAGCACTCGGTACCTCACAGCCATGCATGTCCATCCAGCTTAA